In Mycetocola zhujimingii, one DNA window encodes the following:
- a CDS encoding TIGR03842 family LLM class F420-dependent oxidoreductase, with translation MDFGAVLQTNPPAARTVHLAKLAEQYGFSHVWTFDSHLLWQEPYVIYSQILNETKRITVGPMVTNPATRDWTVTASTYATLNEMYGNRTICGIGRGDSAVRTTNGAPTNLKTLRESIHVIRELANSRPVEYHGATVQFPWSVGSELDVWVAAYGPLALKLTGEVGDGFILQLADIDIAKWMIKTVRDAAEKVGRDPMSIKFCVAAPMYVGDDREHMRDQCRWFGGMVGNHVADIVAKYGASGAVPQALTDYIKGRESYDYNEHGRAGNTHASFVPDEIVDRFCVLGSANDHIDKLEELKSIGVDQFAGYLQHDNKEETLRVYGETVIPALKEKIVATT, from the coding sequence ATGGACTTCGGAGCCGTACTTCAAACCAACCCGCCCGCCGCACGAACGGTCCACCTCGCGAAGCTCGCTGAGCAGTATGGCTTCAGCCACGTCTGGACCTTCGACTCACACCTGCTCTGGCAGGAACCGTACGTCATCTACAGCCAGATCCTCAACGAGACCAAGCGCATCACGGTCGGCCCGATGGTCACCAACCCGGCGACGCGTGACTGGACGGTGACCGCGTCGACATACGCCACCCTCAACGAGATGTACGGCAACCGGACAATCTGCGGGATCGGGCGGGGCGACTCCGCGGTGCGCACCACCAACGGCGCTCCGACCAACCTCAAGACGCTCCGCGAATCGATCCACGTCATCCGTGAACTGGCGAACTCCCGTCCCGTCGAATATCACGGTGCCACCGTGCAGTTCCCGTGGAGCGTCGGTTCCGAGCTCGACGTCTGGGTTGCCGCGTACGGCCCCCTCGCGCTCAAACTGACCGGCGAGGTCGGTGACGGGTTCATTCTCCAGCTGGCCGACATCGACATCGCCAAGTGGATGATCAAGACGGTTCGGGATGCCGCCGAAAAGGTCGGCCGTGACCCGATGTCGATCAAGTTCTGTGTCGCGGCACCGATGTACGTCGGCGACGACAGGGAGCACATGCGAGACCAGTGCCGCTGGTTCGGTGGCATGGTCGGCAACCACGTTGCGGACATCGTCGCCAAGTACGGAGCGAGCGGCGCGGTGCCGCAAGCGCTGACCGACTACATCAAGGGCAGGGAGTCGTACGACTACAACGAGCACGGCAGGGCAGGAAACACCCACGCCAGTTTCGTGCCCGATGAGATCGTCGACAGGTTCTGCGTGCTCGGTTCGGCGAATGACCACATCGACAAGCTCGAGGAACTGAAGAGCATCGGCGTCGACCAGTTCGCGGGCTACCTCCAGCACGACAACAAGGAGGAGACCCTCCGCGTTTACGGTGAGACGGTCATCCCCGCGCTCAAGGAAAAGATCGTGGCGACGACATGA
- a CDS encoding ABC transporter permease, with the protein MTAENLAPALRRRRGAPAREAARWGYGVLGILVIAALWELYKFLGPVDGVVIGETRVLPRTTDLAMPHTWDMVARLFEPVTRSSTANPLWLEVALAALVTLGIAAVGWLVGIVVGSALALVMQRWRLAEWGLLPWIILSQTVPLIAFAPVVRSWGSRIEIGAFEWQDWMSVAVIASYLAFFPIAVGALKGLQSPDTIHTELMRSYGVGWWKTLLKLRIPASVPYLLPALRLGAANAVVGAVVAEVSTGMQGGIGRILIQYAGQASGDPAKAWGPIFGSIVLGLAAAGSVAILGAILRNYRRVEITA; encoded by the coding sequence ATGACCGCCGAGAACCTGGCCCCGGCACTCCGGCGGCGCCGCGGGGCGCCTGCCAGGGAGGCTGCGCGCTGGGGATACGGGGTGCTCGGCATCCTCGTGATCGCCGCGCTGTGGGAACTGTACAAGTTCCTGGGGCCGGTGGACGGCGTCGTCATCGGTGAGACGCGGGTGCTTCCCCGCACGACCGACCTCGCCATGCCGCACACCTGGGACATGGTCGCGCGGCTGTTCGAACCCGTGACCCGGTCGTCGACGGCGAACCCGCTGTGGCTCGAGGTGGCGCTCGCCGCCCTCGTCACGCTCGGCATCGCGGCCGTTGGCTGGCTCGTCGGCATCGTCGTCGGGTCCGCGCTCGCCCTGGTGATGCAGCGCTGGCGGCTGGCCGAGTGGGGCCTGTTGCCCTGGATCATCCTCAGCCAGACGGTTCCGCTCATCGCGTTCGCCCCCGTTGTGCGCAGCTGGGGCTCTCGAATCGAGATCGGCGCCTTCGAATGGCAGGACTGGATGAGCGTCGCGGTGATCGCGTCATACCTCGCGTTCTTCCCGATCGCGGTCGGCGCGCTCAAGGGCCTCCAGTCGCCGGACACCATCCACACCGAGCTGATGCGCAGCTACGGCGTCGGCTGGTGGAAGACCCTCCTGAAACTGAGGATCCCGGCATCCGTTCCCTACCTCCTGCCGGCGCTCCGCCTTGGCGCAGCCAACGCTGTCGTCGGTGCCGTCGTCGCCGAGGTCTCGACGGGAATGCAGGGCGGAATCGGGCGCATCCTCATTCAGTACGCGGGCCAGGCCAGCGGTGACCCAGCGAAGGCCTGGGGACCGATCTTCGGTTCCATCGTGCTCGGGCTCGCCGCGGCAGGCTCGGTCGCCATCCTCGGCGCCATCCTCAGGAACTACCGACGAGTGGAGATCACAGCGTGA
- a CDS encoding aspartate aminotransferase family protein: MALTLTSESNQTTVDLDRAHVFHSWSAQGTLKPLVVAGGLGTHVWDFEGNRYLDFSSQLVNVNIGHQHPAVIAAIKEQADQLTTVAPSTANLTRGEAARRITDLAPAGFSRVFFTNGGADANENAIRMARLHTGRDKVLSTYRSYHGNTGAAIVATGDWRRMPNEFARGHVHFFGPYLYRSEFWAASPEEESARALHHLERVIQGEGAQTIAAILLESIPGTAGVLVPPPGYLAGVRALCDRYGIVLILDEVMAGFGRAGRWFAFEGYDVVPDLITFAKGVNSGYVPAGGVIISDEIASDFDETVFPGGLTYSGHPLAMASIVGALDAMATEGIVENAATIGREAIGPALAELADKHDLIGEVRGEGVFWAIELVADAATREPLPAPVVGSIKAALVGRGLLPFVQDNRIHVVPPCTVTADEVGEAMDSYDAVLTELSKGQS; this comes from the coding sequence GTGGCACTCACGCTCACATCAGAAAGCAATCAGACAACGGTCGATCTCGATCGCGCCCACGTCTTTCACTCGTGGTCGGCCCAGGGAACATTGAAACCCCTCGTCGTCGCTGGCGGCCTCGGTACGCACGTGTGGGACTTCGAGGGCAACCGCTACCTCGACTTTTCGAGCCAGCTGGTCAACGTGAATATCGGCCACCAGCATCCGGCTGTCATCGCCGCGATCAAGGAACAGGCCGACCAGCTCACGACGGTTGCACCGTCGACTGCCAACCTCACGCGCGGCGAAGCAGCCAGGCGCATCACCGATCTCGCCCCCGCTGGGTTCTCGCGGGTCTTCTTCACCAACGGCGGTGCGGATGCCAACGAAAACGCCATCCGGATGGCGCGCCTGCACACGGGGCGAGACAAGGTCCTCTCCACCTACCGGTCGTACCACGGCAACACCGGCGCTGCCATTGTCGCGACGGGGGACTGGCGGCGAATGCCCAACGAGTTCGCGCGCGGACACGTGCACTTCTTCGGCCCGTATCTTTACCGCTCCGAGTTCTGGGCGGCCAGCCCGGAGGAAGAATCGGCGCGGGCCCTTCACCACCTCGAGCGGGTCATCCAGGGCGAGGGCGCCCAGACGATCGCCGCAATCCTGCTCGAGTCCATCCCCGGCACCGCCGGTGTGCTCGTTCCACCGCCCGGCTATCTCGCCGGAGTGCGCGCACTCTGCGATCGCTACGGCATCGTGCTCATTCTCGACGAGGTGATGGCGGGATTCGGCCGGGCCGGACGCTGGTTCGCGTTCGAGGGCTACGACGTCGTTCCCGACCTCATCACGTTCGCCAAGGGGGTGAACTCGGGGTACGTGCCAGCGGGAGGCGTCATCATCTCCGACGAGATCGCATCCGATTTCGACGAGACGGTCTTCCCGGGGGGACTCACATACTCCGGGCATCCGCTCGCCATGGCCTCGATCGTCGGTGCCCTCGACGCGATGGCCACTGAAGGCATCGTCGAGAACGCGGCGACGATCGGGCGCGAGGCCATCGGACCAGCGCTCGCGGAACTCGCCGACAAGCACGATCTCATCGGCGAGGTGCGCGGCGAAGGGGTGTTCTGGGCGATCGAACTGGTCGCGGATGCCGCCACCCGCGAGCCGCTTCCCGCCCCGGTGGTGGGAAGCATCAAGGCCGCACTCGTCGGGCGCGGGCTGCTTCCGTTTGTGCAGGACAACCGCATTCACGTGGTGCCGCCGTGCACGGTGACGGCGGACGAGGTCGGCGAAGCGATGGACAGCTACGACGCCGTGCTCACAGAACTTTCGAAAGGACAGTCATGA
- a CDS encoding ABC transporter ATP-binding protein has translation MTQPTESTADAAGRTAAVTVSAVDKTFDTRSGRVDALTAIDLTVSAGEFVSLIGPSGCGKSTLLRLIADLDQPTAGSVTVFGKSAKQARLDQDYGIAFQQAGLLPWRTVAANVGLPLELHGVSGGDRTARITELLEMVGLTDFADRYPDQLSGGMQQRVAIARSLAEKPDLLLMDEPFGALDEMTRERMQTELLRICAETGAAVVFVTHSIPEAVYLSDRVVVMSPRPGRIQQIVPMVLNRDPAHAEALREERAFFEGVTAVREALHAGSPVPTGARGVENR, from the coding sequence GTGACTCAGCCAACCGAATCCACCGCGGATGCCGCAGGGCGAACCGCCGCCGTCACGGTGAGTGCGGTCGACAAGACCTTCGATACCCGCTCCGGCCGGGTCGACGCGCTCACCGCCATCGATCTGACAGTGTCTGCCGGCGAGTTCGTTTCGCTCATCGGGCCGTCCGGCTGCGGCAAGTCGACGCTTCTGCGGCTCATCGCAGATCTCGATCAGCCGACCGCCGGGAGCGTCACGGTGTTCGGCAAGAGCGCGAAACAGGCCAGGCTCGACCAGGATTACGGAATCGCTTTCCAGCAGGCCGGGCTCCTGCCCTGGCGTACCGTCGCCGCGAACGTCGGTCTCCCGCTCGAACTGCACGGAGTGTCCGGCGGTGACCGGACGGCCAGGATCACCGAGCTCCTCGAGATGGTCGGACTCACCGATTTCGCCGACCGTTATCCCGACCAGCTCTCGGGCGGGATGCAGCAGCGGGTGGCAATCGCCAGGTCGCTCGCCGAGAAGCCCGACCTCCTGCTCATGGACGAACCGTTCGGTGCGCTCGATGAGATGACCCGTGAACGGATGCAGACCGAACTGCTTCGGATCTGCGCCGAGACCGGTGCAGCCGTCGTGTTCGTCACCCACTCCATTCCCGAGGCGGTCTATCTCTCGGACCGGGTGGTTGTGATGTCACCCCGCCCCGGTCGCATCCAGCAGATCGTGCCCATGGTGCTCAACCGCGACCCGGCGCACGCCGAGGCGCTCCGTGAGGAACGCGCGTTCTTCGAGGGGGTCACCGCCGTCCGCGAGGCACTCCACGCGGGCTCGCCAGTGCCGACGGGCGCCCGCGGAGTCGAGAACCGCTGA
- a CDS encoding PLP-dependent aminotransferase family protein yields the protein MPESYADLIDDRSPRGIAAALARLINSGQLAPGDRLPTVRELGAELAVSPATVSAAWQALTTVGLIVSRGRSGSFVRQAAMPWLSPRMQRMAGYTEQTRIDLSRGTPDDSLLPALGPALSRLSEHATTFSYTDQPVIPTLAEELRRTWPYSTGEITVVDGALDGVSRALEQVVRFGDRVVIEDPTFPPFFDLLDSLGAVPVPVPLDHLGMRPSALARALTSSPRAVLLQPRAHNPTGASMTQDRARELAAVITASRHASDAVVIEDDHSAGISTEPDVSLGSYIPGQVLHVRSFSKTHGPDLRIAALGGPDELVNRIVSRRMLTTGWTSRMVQTILTELLTENASVNAVNEARMVYFSRQKELAAALGRHGYDATLADGLNTWIAVDDERSALVQLSAAGIRVAGGTPYLSSPDTGSFVRVTAGVLSGEFDFVADALANVAVRA from the coding sequence ATGCCTGAGTCGTACGCAGATCTCATCGACGATCGCTCGCCTCGCGGCATCGCGGCCGCTCTCGCGAGACTCATCAACTCCGGGCAACTGGCACCGGGTGACCGCCTCCCGACGGTGAGGGAACTTGGCGCGGAACTCGCCGTGAGCCCGGCGACCGTGAGTGCCGCGTGGCAGGCGCTGACCACCGTCGGCCTCATCGTCTCTCGCGGACGCAGTGGCAGTTTTGTGCGTCAGGCCGCCATGCCCTGGTTGAGTCCACGCATGCAGCGCATGGCCGGCTACACCGAGCAAACCCGCATCGACCTCTCACGGGGCACCCCGGACGATTCCCTGCTCCCCGCGCTCGGGCCGGCACTGTCGCGCCTGTCCGAGCACGCGACGACGTTCAGCTACACCGACCAGCCGGTGATCCCCACCCTCGCCGAGGAATTGAGACGAACCTGGCCGTACAGCACCGGCGAAATCACCGTGGTCGATGGGGCACTCGACGGTGTGTCGCGCGCGCTCGAACAGGTCGTCAGGTTCGGCGATCGGGTGGTCATTGAAGACCCCACCTTCCCGCCGTTCTTCGACCTCCTCGATTCCCTGGGCGCCGTACCCGTCCCGGTGCCCCTCGATCACCTCGGGATGCGTCCTTCCGCACTGGCCAGGGCCCTGACATCATCGCCGCGCGCGGTGCTGCTCCAACCGCGCGCGCACAATCCGACGGGCGCGTCGATGACCCAGGACCGCGCACGCGAACTGGCCGCGGTGATCACGGCATCCCGTCACGCCAGCGACGCCGTCGTGATCGAAGACGACCACTCCGCGGGGATCAGCACCGAGCCAGACGTCAGCCTCGGCAGCTACATTCCCGGGCAGGTGCTCCACGTACGCAGCTTCTCGAAAACACACGGCCCTGACCTGCGCATCGCCGCACTTGGCGGGCCGGATGAACTCGTGAACCGCATTGTGTCGAGGCGGATGCTGACGACCGGGTGGACGAGCCGAATGGTCCAGACGATCCTCACCGAACTGCTCACCGAGAACGCATCGGTCAACGCGGTCAATGAGGCGAGGATGGTGTACTTCTCCCGGCAGAAGGAGCTCGCCGCTGCTCTCGGCAGACACGGTTACGACGCCACCCTCGCTGACGGCCTCAACACCTGGATCGCCGTCGACGACGAACGAAGCGCGCTTGTGCAGCTGTCAGCCGCAGGCATCCGTGTGGCCGGCGGGACGCCGTATCTGTCGTCGCCGGATACCGGCTCGTTTGTGCGCGTCACGGCAGGGGTGCTGAGCGGTGAGTTCGATTTCGTCGCGGATGCCCTCGCGAACGTCGCGGTGAGGGCGTAG
- the hydA gene encoding dihydropyrimidinase gives MMKTLIKNGTVVNSTGSAPADVLIDGETIAAVLAPGSTLLGFDIEKNVDTVIDAAGKYVIPGGIDAHTHMQMPFGGTEASDTFETGTRAAAHGGTTSIVDFVVQYAGENVLDQYALWHDKARSNCAIDYGFHQILSDVQDSSLTAMDELVKEGVSSFKLFMAYKGVFLSDDGQIVKAMQRAADNGSMIMMHAENGSVIDLLVQQSLAAGNTSPYYHGITRPWQAEEEATHRAIMLANLTGAPLYVVHVSAKQAVEQIAMARDNGQNVFGETCPQYLYLSLEDQLGASSEEWGDFEGAKWVCSTPLRSKHEGHQHHMWQSLRTNDIQMVSTDHCPFCMKGQKDMGLGNFAKIPNGIGSVEHRMDLLYQGVVDKKISLERWVEVTSTTPARMFGMYGKKGVLQPGADGDVVIYDPHGHTSIGVGKTHHMNMDYSAWEGYEIDGHVDTVLSRGKVIVDDNQYLGSKGDGQYVPRGLSQYLI, from the coding sequence ATCATGAAGACCCTCATCAAGAACGGCACCGTCGTGAACTCGACCGGATCGGCACCGGCAGACGTGCTGATCGACGGCGAGACGATCGCCGCAGTGCTCGCTCCAGGCTCGACCCTGCTCGGCTTCGACATCGAGAAGAACGTCGACACGGTGATCGATGCAGCGGGAAAGTACGTCATTCCCGGGGGAATCGACGCACACACCCACATGCAGATGCCGTTCGGAGGAACCGAAGCGAGCGACACCTTCGAGACGGGTACCCGTGCAGCCGCACACGGCGGGACGACGAGCATCGTCGATTTCGTCGTGCAGTATGCGGGTGAGAACGTCCTCGATCAATACGCGCTGTGGCATGACAAAGCGCGGAGTAACTGCGCCATCGATTACGGCTTCCACCAGATCCTCAGTGACGTTCAGGACTCGTCGCTGACGGCAATGGACGAGCTGGTGAAGGAGGGCGTCTCGAGCTTCAAGCTCTTCATGGCGTACAAGGGAGTTTTCCTGTCGGACGACGGCCAGATCGTGAAGGCCATGCAGCGCGCGGCTGACAACGGCTCGATGATCATGATGCACGCCGAGAACGGCAGCGTTATCGACCTGCTCGTGCAACAGTCGCTCGCCGCGGGCAACACCTCGCCGTACTACCACGGCATCACCCGGCCCTGGCAGGCGGAGGAAGAGGCCACCCACCGCGCGATCATGCTCGCCAACCTCACGGGTGCGCCGCTCTACGTCGTGCACGTCAGCGCGAAGCAGGCGGTCGAGCAGATCGCCATGGCCCGTGACAACGGCCAGAACGTGTTCGGCGAAACGTGCCCGCAGTACCTCTACCTCTCGCTCGAAGACCAGCTCGGTGCCTCGAGCGAGGAGTGGGGAGACTTCGAGGGCGCCAAGTGGGTGTGCTCCACTCCGCTGCGCTCGAAGCACGAGGGCCACCAGCACCACATGTGGCAGAGCCTGCGCACGAACGACATCCAGATGGTCTCCACCGACCACTGCCCGTTCTGCATGAAGGGCCAGAAAGACATGGGCCTCGGCAACTTCGCGAAGATCCCGAACGGCATCGGCAGCGTCGAGCACCGGATGGACCTGCTCTACCAGGGCGTCGTCGACAAGAAAATCTCGCTCGAACGCTGGGTCGAGGTCACGTCGACGACCCCGGCGCGGATGTTCGGCATGTACGGCAAGAAGGGAGTGCTTCAGCCGGGTGCAGACGGCGACGTCGTGATCTATGACCCGCACGGTCACACCTCCATCGGTGTTGGCAAGACCCACCACATGAACATGGACTACTCGGCCTGGGAAGGGTACGAGATCGACGGCCACGTCGACACCGTTCTCTCCCGCGGGAAGGTCATCGTCGACGACAACCAGTACCTGGGATCCAAAGGTGACGGACAGTACGTCCCCCGCGGCCTCAGCCAGTACCTGATCTGA
- a CDS encoding nitrilase-related carbon-nitrogen hydrolase: MTVVRAAITQTTWTGDKESMIAKHEQFARDAAAQGAQIICFQELFYGPYFGITEDKKYYEFAEPADGPIVQRFAKLAKELNLVMVLPIYEEDMPGVYYNTAVVVDSDGTVLGKYRKHHIPHLEKFYEKFYFRPGNLGYPVFDTAVGPVGVYICYDRHFPEGWRELGLNGAQIVFNPNATKPGLSNRLWDLEQATAAAANGYFVAAPNRVGTEDNEYGDLAVTFYGTSQFADPQGNFVGDRGSAEHEDIVIRDLDLDMIKRVRDDWQFYRDRRPESYTSIPKP; this comes from the coding sequence ATGACTGTAGTTCGCGCGGCTATCACCCAGACAACCTGGACCGGCGACAAGGAATCCATGATCGCGAAGCACGAACAGTTCGCGAGGGATGCGGCTGCTCAGGGAGCGCAGATCATCTGCTTCCAGGAGCTGTTCTACGGACCGTACTTCGGAATCACCGAGGACAAGAAGTACTACGAGTTCGCTGAACCGGCGGACGGTCCCATCGTCCAGCGGTTCGCGAAGCTCGCGAAAGAGCTGAACCTCGTGATGGTTCTGCCGATCTATGAAGAGGACATGCCCGGCGTCTACTACAACACCGCTGTCGTCGTCGATTCCGACGGCACCGTCCTCGGCAAGTACCGCAAGCACCACATTCCTCACCTCGAGAAGTTCTACGAGAAGTTCTACTTCCGCCCCGGCAACCTCGGTTATCCCGTGTTCGACACCGCGGTCGGCCCCGTCGGTGTCTACATCTGTTACGACCGCCACTTCCCAGAGGGCTGGCGCGAACTCGGCCTCAACGGCGCACAGATCGTGTTCAACCCGAACGCAACCAAGCCTGGTCTCTCGAACCGGCTCTGGGACCTCGAGCAGGCGACCGCAGCGGCGGCAAACGGGTACTTCGTTGCGGCCCCCAACCGGGTCGGCACGGAAGATAACGAATACGGCGACCTCGCGGTGACGTTCTACGGCACGAGCCAGTTCGCAGACCCGCAGGGCAACTTCGTCGGTGATCGTGGCAGCGCCGAGCACGAGGACATCGTCATCCGTGACCTCGACCTCGACATGATCAAGAGAGTCCGTGACGACTGGCAGTTCTACCGCGACCGTCGGCCCGAGTCCTACACGTCGATCCCGAAGCCGTAA
- a CDS encoding ABC transporter substrate-binding protein: protein MKHSTRRLATVGAFAVSAALVLSACSAPADTGSESDADGPGELTEVKLQLQWLPQGQFAGYFAALDQGYFEEEGLDVEIIPSGGDIVPQDALANGDVDYAIAWVPKVLGSIEAGANVTNIAQIFQRSGTLQVSWADSGIESVADFEGKKIGSWGFGNEWEIFAAMAAEGLDSSSVEIITQDFNMNSFLQGDIDAAQAMTYNEYAQLLETPNPDTGELYTEDDFNVISYEDTVGAMLQDAIWADTEKLESDEEYQDTTVSFLKAVIKGWVYAAENPEEASEITLDAGSGWGPSHELWMVNETNKLIWPAENGIGIIDEAAFNKTVEGALSAVNESGAALITEEPPAGVWTNEYIQEALDELEEDGVDTTGDGFTPIEVTLEEGGN, encoded by the coding sequence ATGAAACACAGCACACGTCGCCTCGCGACGGTGGGTGCGTTCGCCGTCTCAGCGGCGCTCGTACTCTCCGCGTGTTCAGCACCAGCAGACACAGGGTCCGAATCCGACGCCGACGGTCCAGGCGAGCTCACCGAGGTGAAGCTGCAGCTGCAGTGGCTGCCGCAGGGCCAGTTCGCCGGGTACTTCGCCGCCCTCGACCAGGGCTACTTCGAGGAGGAGGGCCTCGACGTCGAAATCATCCCGTCCGGCGGTGACATCGTCCCGCAGGATGCCCTGGCCAACGGTGATGTCGACTATGCGATCGCCTGGGTTCCCAAGGTGCTCGGTTCGATCGAGGCCGGTGCGAACGTCACGAACATCGCCCAGATCTTCCAGCGCTCAGGAACGCTCCAGGTGTCGTGGGCCGATTCGGGGATCGAATCGGTCGCGGATTTCGAAGGCAAGAAGATCGGCTCGTGGGGATTCGGTAACGAGTGGGAGATCTTCGCGGCCATGGCCGCAGAGGGCCTCGACTCCTCGAGCGTCGAGATCATCACCCAGGACTTCAACATGAACTCCTTCCTGCAGGGCGATATCGACGCAGCGCAGGCCATGACCTACAACGAGTACGCGCAGTTGCTCGAGACGCCGAACCCCGACACGGGCGAGCTGTACACCGAGGATGACTTCAACGTCATCAGCTACGAAGACACCGTCGGCGCGATGCTGCAGGATGCCATCTGGGCAGACACCGAGAAGCTCGAGAGCGACGAGGAGTACCAGGACACTACCGTCTCGTTCCTCAAGGCCGTCATCAAGGGCTGGGTCTATGCGGCCGAGAACCCGGAAGAGGCATCGGAAATCACCCTCGACGCCGGTTCCGGCTGGGGCCCGAGCCACGAACTGTGGATGGTCAATGAGACCAACAAGCTGATCTGGCCGGCCGAGAACGGCATCGGAATCATCGACGAAGCGGCGTTCAACAAGACGGTGGAGGGTGCGCTCTCCGCGGTCAACGAGTCAGGCGCCGCGCTCATCACCGAAGAACCGCCGGCGGGCGTCTGGACGAACGAGTACATCCAGGAGGCGCTCGACGAGCTGGAGGAGGACGGCGTCGACACCACAGGCGACGGCTTCACTCCGATCGAGGTCACCCTCGAGGAGGGCGGCAACTAG
- a CDS encoding ABC transporter permease has product MALTIPNRSRSSANAETTLRVAAPVAVGLIVLGAWQLLVSVGGVSDYLLPSPAAIAGQFVEFFPSMVSATGITGLNALLGLVVGSILGILLAALAAASRPIDWMSAPVVASLAVIPIVALAPVLNSMFGADSQFGRQAIAGLASFVPVFINTLRGFRQTLPVHRDLMKVYAASSAQVVRTVTLPTAVPFVFTGIRIASSLAVISALVAEYFGGPRGGLGGLISTSAASSAYPRAWAYVVASIVLGLLFFLVTLALERLATRGRQRS; this is encoded by the coding sequence ATGGCGCTCACGATCCCGAACCGCTCCCGGTCGTCGGCAAACGCCGAGACCACGCTCCGGGTCGCCGCGCCCGTCGCCGTTGGTCTGATCGTGCTTGGCGCCTGGCAGCTTCTCGTCAGCGTCGGCGGGGTCAGCGATTACCTGCTGCCGAGCCCTGCCGCCATCGCCGGCCAGTTTGTCGAGTTCTTTCCCTCAATGGTCTCCGCCACCGGTATCACCGGGCTGAACGCATTGCTCGGCCTCGTTGTCGGCTCGATCCTCGGGATCCTGCTCGCGGCTCTCGCTGCGGCGTCGCGCCCGATTGACTGGATGAGCGCACCGGTCGTTGCATCGCTCGCCGTCATTCCGATCGTCGCGCTCGCCCCCGTGCTCAACTCGATGTTCGGAGCGGACAGCCAGTTCGGCAGGCAGGCGATCGCGGGGCTTGCGTCCTTCGTTCCCGTGTTCATCAATACCCTTCGCGGATTCCGGCAAACCCTGCCCGTTCACCGTGACCTGATGAAGGTCTACGCGGCGAGCTCCGCCCAGGTCGTTCGCACGGTGACGCTGCCGACGGCCGTCCCCTTCGTGTTCACCGGCATCCGGATCGCATCGAGCCTCGCGGTCATCTCCGCGCTCGTCGCCGAATACTTCGGTGGCCCACGCGGCGGGCTTGGCGGGCTGATCTCGACCTCGGCCGCGTCGAGCGCCTACCCGAGAGCGTGGGCATACGTGGTCGCGTCGATCGTGCTCGGGTTGCTCTTCTTCCTCGTCACGCTCGCTCTCGAACGGCTTGCCACCCGGGGAAGGCAGCGCTCATGA